In Ruminiclostridium papyrosolvens DSM 2782, the following proteins share a genomic window:
- a CDS encoding pseudouridine synthase gives MKQKQRLDKVISNFGFGSRNDIKSAVKKGLVTVDGAIVKDSGIHVDPEASIIEINGERLNYRKFIYIMMNKPQGVISATSDRKQRTVFDILPEEYKCFELFPAGRLDIDTEGLVLMTNDGQLSHEILSPKKHVPKQYYAKVLGRVNQEDADAFRQGVTLDDGYSTLPAVLEVLKSDELSEIKLTIVEGKFHQVKRMFEAVGKKVIYLKRLSMGNLRLDENLKLGECKELGESDIELLKQAVIPDNKK, from the coding sequence TTGAAACAGAAGCAACGGTTGGATAAGGTTATTTCAAATTTTGGGTTTGGTTCAAGAAATGATATAAAAAGTGCAGTTAAAAAAGGTCTGGTTACAGTAGACGGTGCAATAGTAAAAGACAGTGGAATTCATGTTGACCCTGAAGCAAGTATTATTGAAATAAACGGAGAAAGGCTGAATTACCGCAAGTTTATATACATCATGATGAATAAGCCGCAGGGAGTTATTTCGGCTACCAGTGACAGAAAGCAAAGAACTGTTTTTGATATTCTGCCTGAAGAATACAAATGTTTTGAGCTTTTTCCGGCAGGAAGGCTGGACATAGATACAGAAGGTCTTGTACTCATGACAAATGACGGACAGCTGTCCCATGAAATACTTTCACCCAAAAAGCATGTTCCCAAACAGTATTATGCAAAAGTTCTTGGAAGGGTCAATCAGGAGGATGCAGACGCATTTCGTCAGGGAGTAACTCTTGATGATGGGTATAGTACGCTTCCGGCGGTTCTGGAAGTATTAAAATCCGATGAATTATCAGAAATAAAGCTTACAATTGTAGAGGGGAAATTCCATCAGGTAAAGAGAATGTTTGAGGCTGTAGGCAAAAAAGTAATTTATTTAAAACGTCTCAGCATGGGAAATCTTAGGCTGGATGAGAATTTGAAACTTGGGGAATGTAAGGAACTTGGAGAAAGTGATATTGAACTGCTAAAGCAAGCAGTAATTCCAGATAATAAAAAATAG
- a CDS encoding carbohydrate-binding protein has protein sequence MAQKTYDNNGVFLSKKKLYSGDKVILKYNGLLSQAGAEDIYVHVGFGESWDDRYFVTMTKENSSFVAEIDIKDGKSCGICFKDAADNWDNNSGENYVFTISQKTVRKKSMTKRPKKQNKALKL, from the coding sequence ATGGCACAGAAGACTTATGATAATAATGGAGTATTTTTGTCCAAAAAAAAGTTGTACAGCGGAGATAAGGTAATTCTAAAATATAACGGGTTACTTTCCCAAGCTGGAGCAGAGGATATATATGTTCATGTTGGTTTCGGAGAAAGTTGGGATGATAGGTATTTTGTCACTATGACAAAAGAAAACAGCTCATTTGTGGCCGAAATTGATATAAAAGACGGTAAGAGCTGCGGTATTTGTTTTAAGGATGCAGCAGATAACTGGGATAATAATTCCGGTGAAAATTACGTTTTTACCATATCCCAAAAAACTGTCAGAAAGAAAAGTATGACAAAAAGGCCAAAAAAGCAAAATAAAGCATTAAAGCTTTGA
- a CDS encoding GntR family transcriptional regulator — protein sequence MARLDYDESDNLVNSLRGRVFNQLRKQILTGAYKPGDSLIELRLSEELGVSRTPIREAIRQLELEGLVVSIPNKGAVVKGVTDQDVEDIFTIRTMIEGLAARWAAEKITEEEIIELKEALEFEEFYTIKNDAEHLMRYDSKFHDIIFRACKSRPLMHMLSTFHHYIQNARNNSFETPGRPAKALDEHRAIFEAIIRKDGKTAEKLTVEHIRNASRIFNEKHQK from the coding sequence ATGGCTAGGCTGGACTACGATGAAAGTGATAACTTAGTAAATTCATTAAGGGGCAGGGTTTTCAATCAGCTTCGCAAACAGATTCTGACAGGAGCGTACAAACCCGGAGACAGTCTGATAGAGCTGCGTCTTTCAGAGGAGCTTGGAGTTAGCAGGACACCTATACGAGAAGCTATCAGGCAGCTTGAACTTGAAGGTCTGGTAGTATCTATACCAAACAAAGGTGCGGTAGTAAAGGGCGTTACTGATCAGGACGTTGAAGACATATTTACTATCAGAACAATGATTGAAGGTCTTGCTGCCAGATGGGCTGCTGAAAAGATTACCGAGGAAGAGATTATTGAACTCAAAGAAGCTCTTGAGTTTGAGGAGTTCTATACGATAAAGAACGACGCGGAGCATCTGATGAGATACGACTCCAAATTTCACGATATTATTTTCAGAGCCTGCAAGAGCAGACCTTTGATGCATATGTTAAGTACTTTTCATCACTATATACAAAATGCCAGAAACAATTCATTTGAAACACCGGGCAGACCGGCAAAAGCACTTGATGAGCACCGTGCAATATTTGAGGCAATAATAAGAAAAGACGGAAAAACTGCTGAGAAGCTAACAGTAGAGCATATCAGAAATGCCAGCAGGATTTTCAATGAAAAGCATCAGAAATAG
- a CDS encoding amidohydrolase gives MFDILIKNAELITNDESKPLITCGYIGIKDGRIAFISDSLPENAEAREVIDGRNKIAMPGLVNAHSHSAMTLMRNYADDMALEKWLFDNIFPVEAKLTDKDVHWGTMLGISEMLKSGITAFADMYMFMDEVARAVTETGIKANLCKSPVQFFEDGQLKRLDKSQGTIDYYNSYHNSADGRIKVFVEIHSVYMFNENTLRNAAQLAKQLNTGIHIHLLETVAEVESSNKDYGMTSIEICRETGVLDVPVMAAHCVHLTDSDLRIMQEKKASVVHNPTSNLKLGSGIARVPDMMDMGINVCLGTDGAASNNNLNMFEEMNLAAILHKGIAMNPQLMKAQDVLKMGTVNGARAIGFDDTGVLSEGMKADIILVDTDKPHFYPKNDPMAMIVYSAQAADVDTVIVDGSILMKNREFTHIDEEKIKFEVESLSKRLLGR, from the coding sequence ATGTTTGACATACTTATAAAAAATGCCGAATTAATAACCAACGATGAAAGTAAGCCGTTGATTACCTGCGGATACATAGGAATTAAGGATGGGCGTATTGCTTTTATTTCAGACAGCCTTCCTGAAAATGCAGAAGCTAGAGAGGTAATTGACGGAAGAAACAAGATTGCAATGCCCGGTCTGGTAAACGCCCATAGTCACAGTGCCATGACGCTAATGAGAAATTATGCAGATGATATGGCACTTGAAAAATGGTTGTTTGATAATATTTTCCCTGTAGAAGCAAAACTGACGGATAAAGATGTACACTGGGGTACTATGCTTGGTATCTCTGAAATGCTTAAATCAGGAATTACTGCTTTTGCTGATATGTATATGTTTATGGACGAGGTTGCAAGGGCTGTAACTGAAACAGGTATAAAGGCAAACCTTTGCAAAAGCCCGGTTCAGTTTTTCGAGGACGGACAACTGAAAAGACTTGATAAAAGTCAGGGAACAATTGATTATTACAACAGCTATCATAATTCGGCAGACGGAAGAATAAAGGTATTTGTAGAAATACATTCAGTTTATATGTTTAATGAAAATACCCTGAGAAATGCGGCTCAGTTGGCTAAACAGCTGAATACGGGGATTCATATACATTTACTTGAAACCGTAGCAGAGGTTGAGTCCAGTAATAAAGACTATGGTATGACTTCAATAGAGATATGCAGAGAAACAGGAGTACTTGACGTCCCTGTTATGGCGGCACACTGTGTTCACCTGACTGACAGTGACCTTAGAATTATGCAGGAAAAGAAGGCAAGCGTGGTTCACAATCCCACCAGCAATCTCAAGCTGGGAAGCGGAATTGCACGGGTTCCTGATATGATGGACATGGGAATTAATGTATGCCTTGGTACAGATGGTGCTGCAAGCAATAATAACCTTAATATGTTTGAGGAAATGAATCTTGCTGCAATACTGCACAAGGGGATAGCTATGAATCCACAGCTAATGAAGGCTCAGGATGTTCTTAAAATGGGGACTGTTAATGGTGCAAGAGCCATAGGCTTTGACGACACCGGAGTATTGTCTGAAGGGATGAAAGCAGACATAATACTGGTTGACACTGACAAACCTCATTTTTACCCTAAAAATGACCCAATGGCAATGATTGTATATTCTGCGCAGGCAGCTGATGTTGATACTGTTATTGTTGACGGAAGTATTCTGATGAAGAATCGTGAATTTACACACATAGATGAAGAAAAAATTAAGTTTGAGGTAGAGTCTTTATCCAAGAGGCTTCTGGGTCGGTAA
- a CDS encoding adenosylhomocysteinase, with protein MKSVIRDISLADKGKQKIEWVRKNMPLLRSLEDEFRETKPFDGVRVVVSVHLEAKTAYLAKLFAIGGGEVSVTGSNPLSTQDDVAAGLVADGLDVYAWYNSTKEEYEEHLNLALGYKPNIIIDDGGDLVNLLHTKRKELLPHIMGGCEETTTGVLRLKAMEKEGVLKFPMVAVNNANCKYLFDNRYGTGQSVWDGINRTTNLIVAGKNVVVAGYGWCGKGIAMRAKGFGASVIVTEVDPIKAAEAVMDGFKVMKMSDAAKVGDFFITVTGCRDVITAEHFNLMKDGAILCNAGHFDVEVSVEELEKIAVEKQTQRHNITGYKMENGRWINLLAEGRLVNLAAGDGHPAEIMDMSFALQALSAQYMLKNYSKLGNKVIDVPADLDKMVATMKLKSWGVKIDKLSKEQKNYLNSWAE; from the coding sequence ATGAAAAGCGTTATCCGCGACATATCTTTGGCAGATAAAGGAAAGCAGAAAATTGAATGGGTAAGAAAAAACATGCCTCTTCTCAGAAGTCTTGAGGATGAGTTTCGGGAGACAAAGCCCTTTGACGGAGTAAGAGTTGTAGTGTCAGTTCATTTGGAGGCTAAAACAGCTTATCTTGCAAAGTTATTTGCAATTGGAGGAGGAGAGGTTTCCGTTACGGGGAGTAATCCGTTATCCACCCAGGATGACGTAGCAGCCGGCCTCGTAGCAGATGGGCTTGATGTATACGCATGGTACAATTCAACTAAGGAAGAGTATGAGGAGCATTTGAATCTTGCCTTAGGATATAAGCCAAATATTATCATCGATGACGGAGGAGATTTGGTTAATCTGCTGCATACCAAGAGAAAAGAGCTTCTTCCGCATATTATGGGTGGATGTGAAGAAACAACTACAGGTGTACTTCGTTTAAAGGCAATGGAAAAAGAAGGTGTACTTAAATTTCCGATGGTTGCGGTAAATAATGCAAACTGTAAGTACTTGTTTGATAACAGGTATGGTACGGGACAATCTGTGTGGGATGGTATTAACAGAACAACAAACCTTATTGTAGCCGGAAAGAATGTAGTTGTTGCAGGCTACGGATGGTGCGGCAAAGGTATTGCCATGAGAGCTAAAGGCTTCGGAGCCAGTGTTATTGTTACTGAAGTTGACCCTATTAAGGCAGCAGAAGCAGTTATGGACGGATTCAAGGTAATGAAAATGTCCGATGCCGCAAAAGTTGGAGATTTCTTTATAACCGTAACCGGATGCAGAGATGTTATTACAGCAGAACATTTCAATCTTATGAAAGACGGAGCTATTCTCTGTAATGCAGGACATTTTGATGTTGAGGTTTCAGTTGAAGAATTAGAGAAAATAGCTGTTGAGAAACAGACTCAGAGACATAATATTACAGGCTACAAGATGGAGAACGGAAGATGGATAAATCTTCTGGCTGAAGGCAGACTTGTAAATCTTGCTGCAGGCGACGGACATCCTGCTGAGATAATGGATATGAGCTTTGCTCTTCAAGCACTGTCAGCACAATATATGTTAAAAAATTACAGTAAACTTGGGAACAAGGTAATTGACGTTCCTGCTGATTTAGATAAAATGGTTGCAACCATGAAACTAAAATCATGGGGAGTAAAAATAGATAAGCTTTCTAAAGAGCAAAAGAATTATCTCAACAGTTGGGCAGAGTAA
- a CDS encoding class I SAM-dependent methyltransferase, giving the protein MNKKSVQKLVLFLTGLEQRIIDNSSFFKGIVIKLKSGTKQYEANISLKDEKLFLNYNGRTDKLEISWLSARVSKIAESYEALTLTYEERGTSILIEADDKNVKMRTKDTETIESSKGHNETAQIANRDYFIKVGPADDVLKAIGILGENGKIRNDMIRKYNQIDHYIELVDGMLKSLCSKYGSLNVIDCGCGKSYLSFVLNYYIKDVLKKNCYFTGLDISKTVIDASHKIADSLDYKNMDFKITDIRDYTADKDTHLVISLHACDTATDEAISLAVRNNAKAMVMVPCCQKEILSQYSFDMLQSITKHGVLKARLADVLTDGIRLLILEALGYKVSIVEYVSPLETPKNLMIRAEKAGGINYGLINEYKKLKDTLGIHPTIEKLIQPYF; this is encoded by the coding sequence ATGAATAAAAAGAGTGTACAAAAACTGGTGCTTTTCCTGACAGGACTTGAGCAAAGAATTATAGACAATTCAAGCTTTTTTAAGGGCATAGTTATAAAGCTCAAATCAGGTACAAAACAGTATGAAGCTAATATTAGCCTAAAGGATGAAAAGCTGTTTCTAAATTATAATGGCAGAACCGATAAACTTGAGATTTCATGGCTTAGTGCCAGAGTCTCAAAGATTGCCGAAAGCTACGAAGCTTTAACCCTTACTTATGAAGAAAGAGGGACTTCCATACTAATTGAAGCAGATGACAAAAATGTTAAAATGAGGACAAAAGATACTGAGACCATAGAATCCTCAAAAGGTCATAATGAAACCGCACAGATTGCAAACAGGGATTACTTTATAAAAGTCGGACCTGCGGATGATGTTTTAAAAGCAATTGGTATTCTTGGGGAAAACGGCAAAATCAGAAACGATATGATTAGGAAGTACAACCAGATTGACCACTATATTGAGTTGGTTGACGGTATGCTTAAATCATTATGCTCAAAATACGGAAGCTTAAATGTAATTGACTGCGGATGCGGGAAGTCATACCTTTCATTTGTTCTGAACTATTATATCAAGGATGTACTGAAAAAGAACTGCTATTTTACAGGTTTGGACATTTCTAAAACGGTAATTGATGCATCCCATAAAATTGCTGATAGCCTTGATTACAAAAACATGGATTTCAAAATTACTGATATAAGAGATTATACTGCCGATAAGGATACTCATCTTGTAATAAGTCTTCACGCTTGTGATACTGCTACAGATGAAGCAATAAGTCTGGCTGTGAGGAACAATGCAAAAGCAATGGTTATGGTACCCTGCTGCCAAAAGGAAATATTGAGTCAGTATTCTTTTGATATGCTTCAAAGCATTACTAAACATGGCGTTCTGAAAGCACGTTTAGCAGATGTACTTACTGATGGGATACGATTGCTGATTCTCGAGGCACTTGGATATAAGGTATCTATCGTGGAATATGTATCACCTCTTGAAACACCAAAAAATCTTATGATAAGGGCTGAAAAAGCAGGAGGTATAAACTACGGACTTATAAATGAATACAAGAAGCTTAAAGATACGTTGGGAATACATCCTACTATTGAAAAGCTCATACAGCCATATTTTTAA
- a CDS encoding RsmF rRNA methyltransferase first C-terminal domain-containing protein produces MKLPIEFVEKMEGLMGDEFNSYLESYKKPRFYGLRVNTLKISVEEFLKIAPFHLEPVPWTKDGFYYQEGDNPGRHPYYYAGLYYIQEPSAMLPGAVIGVKPGDKVLDLCAAPGGKTVQMATQMQGQGLLVANDINSERVKALVKNVELAGVRNAIVLNETPNKLAVNFENYFDKIMVDAPCSGEGMFRKDEDAIKSWEKYKCEKCCTMQWDILQKVDTMLKPGGIILYSTCTFSPEEDELMIERFMDEHKGNYELVEIPKAGGIEGGRTHWSKGGYDFGKAARLWPHRLNGEGHFAALLRKKDSEENTSSHADSLYKSADKSQAAKINDIRDVKEYNSQLGEFLENNTNLSLEGYLFQKGVNLYHLPVECPDLSGLKVAKFGWYLGESGNKGFIPSHSFAVSMNIRELKNITNFRSDSREVNSYLKGETLMVSGEKGYTGVCVDDFPLGWAKQTGDMLKNLYPKGWRKMS; encoded by the coding sequence ATGAAGCTACCGATTGAATTTGTTGAGAAAATGGAAGGTCTGATGGGTGATGAATTCAACAGCTACCTTGAATCATATAAAAAACCAAGATTTTATGGTCTTAGAGTAAATACTCTGAAGATTTCAGTGGAAGAATTCTTAAAAATTGCGCCCTTTCATCTTGAACCTGTTCCCTGGACCAAAGATGGTTTTTATTATCAGGAGGGAGATAATCCGGGGAGACATCCCTACTATTATGCGGGACTATACTACATTCAGGAGCCTAGTGCCATGCTGCCGGGAGCTGTTATAGGAGTGAAGCCGGGAGATAAGGTTTTAGACCTTTGTGCCGCACCGGGAGGTAAAACTGTGCAAATGGCTACACAGATGCAAGGACAGGGTTTGCTTGTGGCTAATGATATAAATTCAGAGAGAGTAAAGGCGTTAGTAAAGAATGTTGAGCTGGCAGGAGTGAGAAATGCTATAGTTCTCAATGAAACCCCGAATAAGCTGGCTGTAAACTTTGAGAACTACTTTGACAAAATTATGGTTGATGCGCCTTGCTCAGGTGAAGGTATGTTTCGTAAAGACGAGGATGCCATAAAAAGCTGGGAAAAGTACAAATGTGAAAAGTGCTGCACAATGCAGTGGGATATTCTGCAGAAGGTTGATACTATGTTAAAGCCCGGAGGCATTATATTATATTCAACCTGTACCTTCTCGCCTGAAGAGGATGAGTTAATGATAGAAAGGTTTATGGACGAGCATAAAGGGAACTACGAGCTAGTGGAAATACCTAAAGCAGGAGGCATTGAGGGAGGTCGTACTCATTGGTCAAAAGGAGGCTATGACTTTGGTAAGGCTGCCCGTTTATGGCCACATAGACTTAATGGAGAAGGACATTTTGCGGCATTGCTGAGAAAAAAAGACTCAGAAGAAAACACAAGCAGTCATGCTGATTCATTATACAAGTCTGCAGATAAGTCTCAGGCAGCTAAAATAAACGATATCAGGGATGTTAAAGAATATAACTCTCAGTTGGGAGAATTTCTTGAAAATAACACTAACCTGAGTCTTGAGGGATATTTATTTCAAAAGGGTGTCAATCTGTATCATTTACCCGTTGAATGCCCTGATTTATCAGGACTGAAGGTTGCAAAATTTGGCTGGTATCTTGGCGAAAGCGGAAACAAAGGTTTTATTCCTTCCCATTCCTTTGCAGTATCAATGAATATACGAGAACTAAAGAATATTACAAACTTCAGGTCTGATTCACGTGAGGTTAACAGTTATTTGAAGGGTGAAACGCTAATGGTTTCAGGTGAAAAAGGTTATACTGGTGTTTGTGTGGATGATTTTCCTCTTGGATGGGCCAAGCAAACAGGAGATATGCTGAAAAATCTATATCCAAAAGGGTGGAGAAAGATGTCCTGA